GGACTGGCCGTAGCAAGAGAGCATGTGAGTCTGACCTCTCCACATCGATATCCTTTAGGTGCACAGATGCCTAAATTAGTGCCAGGAGCAGGTACACAGCGAGTGGTGACACAGCAGGAGTTTCCGATTTCCAGAACGATTACAGGGTCTGTTTTTGAAATTGAACCAGGTGGATTAAGAGAGTTGCACTGGCATCCAAATGCTGATGAGTGGCAGTATTTTATTCAGGGGAATGCGGAGATGGGGGTGTTTCTCGCGGAGGGACAGTTTGTAAAAGATCAGTTTGAGGCAGGAGATATTGGATATGTACCAATGGGTGCAGGACATTATATTAAGAATACAGGAGAGGAGAAATTGATTGTACTATTAGGGTTTAATAGTGGGAATTATGAAGCCATAGATTTGAGTATGTGGTTGAGCGGAAATCCAAAAGATATATTAGAAGCCAACTTTGGCACATCAAAAAGTATTGTCGAGAAGTTTCCGAATAAGGAGGCATTTATTATTAGGAAATAACTTACGGTCTGATTGTTTTAGCAACCGCTGTGGCAAATGCATATGGCGGGTTATGACTACTGCCTGGGCTTTTTTTATTGCATTAGGTTCCAATCCGTTATTCAGGCGAATGGTGGCGATAAAACCACTATCTGTAACGACTTTGGAAACATTATTCAGCGTACGAGGCACAAACCCAAACTCCTGGTAAGGATAGATAGATCAGGTATAAGGGGCCGAAAGACGGGACTGGAATGCAGGAGATGCTGATGCCGACGAGTTGATTATGGGGGGTGGGTAGTTCTGTGCGTTGATTATGAATAGGAAGTTTAGTGGGGCTACCAGAAGAGTGTCTATTGGACATGTGTCAACGGAGGGGGATGATAGGGTTGTTGAAGGATGGAGATGAAATGTGGACAGGTATATTTTGGAGGATGAGGAGATAGAAAAGAGCAAAAAGGAGTTTGTGGTGGTAAAAAAGGTGTTGACAACAAGATGGCTGAGGCAGTATAGGGCTTTGGTGACAAATGCTAGTAGTGGAGCGGTTTTGAGGAGTGATTTGTAGGAGTCTTTGGGAGTATTGTTGGGAGATATTTGAAAAATGTTTTACACATTTTGAAAAAATATTTGGAGATTTTCATTCAGTTTTTCACATTTGCAGCGGAGAAATGGCAGAGCGGTCGAATGCGGCGGTCTTGAAAACCGTTGACTGTAACAGGTCCGGGGGTTCGAATCCCTCTTTCTCCGCAAGCTTTAAGCCTTCAAGTCGAAAGATTTGGAGGCTTTTTGCCTATTTATAGGCCTTAATGATTTCTAATTGAGTACCATGGTTCTTACTAATCCTCAGGTCTTATATATACTCTCACCTTGATATTTCCATCATCTTTGCTCAAATCATTTTCTATTCCTGCAGGATTTCCGATAAGGCCTTCTGGGTCATAAACAAAGCATAAAAGTGTTTCACAATCGGGATGCATTTGATATCTGGCAATATCTTCTATTAATTGGCTACCAACTTCTTTAGCAGTTAAACCTCGTCTTGCTTTCTTCCTTAGCTTTGTAAAAAATAAACATCCTACTGTAAAAGTGATCATGATCTCTGGTGTTGATGCGGCCGCTCAGGATGTAGCGCTGGAAAATGGTGCTGATGCTTTTCTCAAAAAACCATTTACCAAAACGCAGTTGCACCAGACGGTTACAGATATACTGAATACGGAAGAAGCTGTTAATTCGCCTGCCTAAACTTGCAATTAATTGTCATCCATTTTGCGGATATGTTGTAACCCGGAGAAGGTACCAGTCATTAAAACTGTCATTTTTATCTTTTATAGTGGTCATCTTATTGACCCTACAAAACTACTATGCGCCTTTTCCGGATACTTATGCGTAACAGCTCAAACTTTTTGCGGGAAGCGGCTCCATACCCATTACGATATGGTCAGCGACTATGCATTAGAGGGCAGGCTTTGAAGAGGTTCCCTGTAAATGACATAGTCCCATCTCGATTGTTTGTCACCCTACTAATATAACAATGCCGGAGATCTTGTCTCCGGCATTGTTATATTACATATAGCAGTCTATATCGTTTATTCACATTAAATACAATTACAGCGCCACGCCACCAGTCACCTCGATCCGCTGTCCATTCACCCATTTGGCATCATCACTGCAAAGGAAAGACACTACACCACCTACATCATCAGGCTGGCCGACACGCCCCAGTGCCGTGATACCTTCTACAAATTTGCGCATTTCAGGACTGTCCTCCATAGCAGCACCGCCAAAGATAGCTCCCGGCGCCACCACATTTGCTGTAATGCCTCTTGAACCAAGTTCAGCAGCCAGATACCTGGTATATACATCCAGGCCACCCTTCATAATTCCGTAAGCTGAAACTCCCGGGTAGGAGATCCTCGATACAGCAGATGAAATGTTTACAATTTTTCCGCCATCTTGCAAAAGTGGTAACATTTTTTGAGTGAGGAAGTAAACGCCTTTCAGATGGATGTTCATCATCTCATCAAACTTGCTTTCTGTGGTCGCCTCAATGGGCGCATTATAACTGGTACCAGCGTTATTTATCAGGAAATCAAAGTGAGTCCTTCCAAATGTGGTGTCCAGTGCATTGCTTAGTTGTACTCCAAAGGCTTCGAAACTTTTAACGTCCATCGTATTGAGTGGCAGGGCTATAGCCTTACGGCCCAGCATATGAATAGCGGCTATCGTCTCTTCCGCACTTGTCTTGTTGTTAACATAAGTGATAATGATATCGTTGCCTTTCTGTGCCAGGCTTACTGCAATATTCTGACCGATACCCCTTCCTCCGCCTGTTATTAACGCAATTTTTGATGTGCTCATTTGTCGTATTTTTTGATTAAAAGACAGTACAAAATTGCGGTAATTGCCAGATGGGGCCTATGTTATCAGCAATCCATTTTATGTATAATTCAAACTTTTTGCCTGGGAGCGATACGTACCCGGGGGAATAGAGGTTTCATTCTTAAAGAACTTTGCGAAATGCGCAAAGTCTGAAAATCCAAGGCTATCAGCGATTTCCGCAATAGTCCAGTTTGTTTGACGTAGTAAGATCTGCGCCTACTTCAGGATCCTTCCGGCTATCAATGCAGATGTTGTCAGGCCAGTGGTTTCTTTTAATATTTTATTCAGGTGATTGACGTGTATATTGAGCTCGTTAGCATAGTCTGCGGCAGTTCGCAATTTGATTTCCTGATGAGGATTGTCCAGTGGGAACTGCCTTTCCAGCAGCTCAATAAACAGGGACGTTGTGCGTGCGAAATTGCTGTGATTGGGGTGAGCCATTATCGTTGACTGCAACTGTTGTCCAAAATGGATGAGCTCAAGTGTATAAGTACGCAGCAGGTCATATTTGTAAGCATAAGTTGAGGTGATAGCGGTATGCATCTTTTCATAGATGCTCTTCACTATTTTCACGTCCCCCTTCTCCAGCGAGAACAAAGGATGTTCAGGTGATTTATAGATCGGCAGTTCGTCCAGCACTACACCACTCCTGGTTGGATGAAGGAACTCTGGCGTGAACACACAACACATGCCCGACTGCCTTTCCATCGGCAACCAGGTTATAGGGCTTTTGGGTGTCGTAAATATCAATGTTGGCTGCGAGAGGCTTCTAATGCCATCAGGGTAGCCAATTTTTGATTGGCCTACCAACAGACTGACTTTATAAAAGGTACGGCATTGATAAGGTTGGGTCGGCATATCCTGAACGGTCTGCCGGATCTTTGACATGTTAAAGACATTGAAATGGCCGATCTCATCCTGAATACCGGCTGGTAACAAGGCCTTTAGTTCAAGCGAAGACCCGGAGGCGAAGTGTTTGTCAAGATCATTAAACGATACACTATTCATAGCACAATATGTATAAATCAAATTTAGCCAATTTTTCTGACTACCCGTTTTGATCTCTGCAGGCTGTCTTACTATACAAGATCTGTTTAACAATCGACTGATATCCGGGAGTGAACTGCGAATTCAATTTGTACCAGGGCATTTCAAATTACATTCATGTAAGTCAGAAGTGACAGGCAGAGATACTATTAATATCCAAATAGACTATTGACAAACAATGCAGTGTGTTTCATCAAAAAATGTCAAAATTTCAAACAAACTATCCGTAAACCGGTTCGACTTTGTGCCCCCCGCAAGCTTTAAACCTTCAGGTCAAAAGATCCGGGGGCTTTGTATTTTGAGCCGATATTATATCTTTAGGATAATTAAAGTCTGGAATTATGAATTTTAGATCACTGACCATAGCCATTACCATCCTTTTTGCTGCCTGTGATAACAACAATCAGCCGAAAGAAGAAAATAGTTTACCCGCATTTATGGAGTATACCGTCCTAAATGTATACCCTCACGACACAACGTCCTATACAGAAGGCCTATTAGTCCACAACAACGAACTATTTGAAAGTACTGGCCGTGAAGGATTTAGTAAGTTTGCCCAAATAGACCTCACTACCGGTAAGCCAATCAGAGAGCATTATATTGACAAATCTATTTTTGGAGAAGGCATCGCGATCTTCGACAACAAAATATTCCAACTTACCTACCGTAGTAATAAGATCTTTGTTTACGATCTGAAGGATTTTAAAAAAATAGCTGAATACCCATGGCCCGGAGAAGGTTGGGCATTGACGCACGACGGAAAAAGTCTCATAGCCAGTACCGGCACCTCCAATCTGCAATACCTGGATCCAAATACACTACAGGTGCAAAAGACACTTAGTGTGACCGATCAGAACGGTCCGGTTACTAACATCAACGAATTGGAATATGTAGATGGGTTTATTTACGCCAACCAGTTTCTGACCAATAATATTTTGAAGATTAATGCGGAAAGTGGACGCGTTGTTGCGAAAGCAGACCTGACGGATATCTTTGCGCATGGTGGCAAGGTATTCAATCCTGATCAGCTGCCTGACCCTCATGAAGACGTATTGAATGGCATCGCTTATGATAGTGCAAGGGCCAGCTTTCTGATAACCGGAAAACAATGGCCTTATTTATTTGAAGTGAAGTTCAGGTAAACTCGTCATCATAAAATTGCATATGACTTGCAAGTAATTTGGATACACCTTTACACGGTTTGGAAACATCGCATTCTCCGTCTTTAGGGAAATTTGCATTCATGCAACAATCAGTAAAATTTAAGAACAGCACATGGCTGGTAGCAGCCAATCTTCATCTGCCTGAGAATTTTGATGCGCAACATCAATATCCGGCTATTATATGCGTGCATCCGGGAAGTAGTGTAAAGGAGCAAACGGCCGGTCTGTATGCAGAAAAACTAGCGCAGGCAGGGTTTGTAGCACTGGCTTTCGATGCTTCTTTTCAAGGGGAGAGTGGCGGCGAACCACGGTATCTTGAAGATCCTGCTACCAGGGTGGAAGATATCAGGTGTGCGGTGGATTATCTTACCACTATAGCATTTATAGCTAATGATCGTATTGGCGTACTGGGCATTTGTGCAGGTGGTGGCTATGCGGCAAATGCTGCCTTAACTGAAAAACGGATTAAAGCAGTAGGCACTGTGGTTGCGGCGAATTTTAGCCGTGCTTACCGGGAGTTGAATGCATTACAGATATTGGAGGCTGTGGGTCAACAACGTACTGCAGAAGCTAACGGAGCAGAACCGCTGATCACGCAATGGACACCGGCATCTATTGAAGAAGCGAAGCAGGCTGGGCCTGTAGAAGTGGATATGGCAGCAGCCATCGATTATTACAGAACGCCTAGAGGAGAACATCCAAATTCCTGTAATAAGTTGCGGTTTACAGGTATGGGAGCCGCTATTGCATTTGATGCATTTCATCTTGCAGATCAGTTGCTGACACAGCCGCTTATGGTAATAGTTGGAGATAAAGTCGGTGCATTTGGTTCTTACAGAGATGGATTTGAATTGTATAATAAGGCTGCTGCTGTCAATAAAAGTATTCATGTAGTGCAGGGTGCGGGTCATTATGATTTATATGATCAGCCTTTTGCTACTACTGAAGCGCTTGGTAAACTGGTGCCGTTCTTTAATAGTGTACTTTTGTAGTAGCATGAAAAGCATACATTCCATATCTGAGTTTCATAGGTTGCTATCGCTACCAGATCCATTGCATCCACTGATCAGTGTGATTCGGGTGGAAGATATACGACTGACGGCTGATTTCTTTGCTGAGAATTTTCTGTTCGATTTTTATAGTGTGTCTTTGAAAAGAAATGTGCAGGGCAAGGTGAAATATGGTCAGCAATATTTTGATTTTGATAAGGGTGTGTTGAGTTGTTTAGCGCCCAAACAGATACAGTCGATTAGCGTAGGTGAGCTTGCTATGGATAGTCAGCAAACAGGCACAGGGTATGCGTTGTTGTTTCATCCTGATTTTTTGTTGGGGTCTCCGCTGTCCGGGAAGATAAAACAATATGGTTTCTTTTCTTATGCGGTGAATGAAGCATTGCATTTGTCGGACAGAGAAGAGAAAGATATCATAAATATTTTCCACAAGATCGAACAAGAGTATCAGCATATTGACCGGCATACACAGGATATTCTTATTGCGCAATTGGAGTTGTTATTAAATTATAGCAATCGTTTTTACGAGCGACAGTTCTTTATTCGCAAAGCGACAAATCATACTTTGCTTACGCAGATGGAAGGATTGTTAGAAGAATATTTCAATAATGAAGAAACGTTAAAAAACGGCCTTCCCAGTGTGGAATATCTGGCTAATAAGCTGCGTCTTTCACCACACTATCTGAGTGATATGCTTCGGACGCTGACAGGACAAAGTGCTCAGCAGCATATTCAGGATAAACTGATTGAAAAGGCAAAGGAATATCTTAGTACAACGACATTAACGGTTGCAGAGATTGCTTATGAATTGGGGTTTGGATATCCACAATCGTTCAATAAATTGTTTAAGAAGAAGACGAGTATGTCTCCATTGGAGTTTCGGTCAAGGTTCAATTAAATGATACGGGAACTGAATAATTTAAAAGGGTGTATCAGAAATTCTGATACACCCTTTTAGTATTTTATTGTTTAACAAATTTGAATACCTTCGATCCCAGGTGCACGAAATACACGCCAGGACCCAACTGGCCAACAGCTATAGATCTTCCATAAGCGGATAACTGCAATTGCCCTGAACTATTATATACTTTAATACTAACCGCATTCGTTAGCCCACTTATATAAAGTGTGTTCACAGCAGGATTTGGATATACTGAAATTCCGGGCTGGCCCTCTTTATGCGCTACGCTGGCCATTGTAGCCGTTGCTGCCAATGATGGCCGAACGAGTTTCCAATGGCCACTGAGTTGACCTGCATCTGACCATTGCTGTACATTTCCTCCATTCACCGTACTAAAATTGGATACCTCTACCAATTTACCACTATGCTGTGGTATGATCTTATAATAGTCGTTATCCACAGGTACCATCGAAAACTGTTGATTGGTGCCGGCTACATAACTCCATTGCAGTATATTGGCACCATCTGCGGTGCTCAGGCCTGACACATCTACTGATTTTCCGGAATTTACACAAATGATCTTATAGACTTCATTACCTAAGTGCGTAAAGGTAAATTGCTGATTCGTACCATTCAAAAAGCCCCATTGCTGGATATTGCCACCATCCTGCGTAATCTGACTGTCATCCACATCCATGTACAGTCCGCTGAAACGGTTTTGAAGATAATAGGTACCTGCAATGATGTTTACCTTTTTTAATTTGTTTGTGCTCTGGGCGAAATTAATAATTGGATCTGCATTGCCGCCATCAAGGGGGGAATAAATTTCAAGACTTGATTTTAGAAGATTACCATCTACCATGGCATTGATCTCTTCTGGTGTCATACCAGAACGGTAGAAGAGTAACGTGCGATAATTTGCAGATGGTGCAGTGGAGCCATTCAGATCAAAGGCAGTGGTCACGAGCTTTTCAGCAATTGAGCCCTGTAATACCTTGTCGATGTATAATAGTGTTTTCCCCATTGCATAGTAATGGGTGAGTGTCACTTTATGCCATTGGTTGTCGGTCAGAACTGTAGTACCTGCAATACCTGATGAATAGTCCAGCTTTCCGGCACTATTGATCACTAAGGTTTTTAAACCAGTAGTGGTGCTTAGTTCTGCTAACTGCCCGGTGGAAGATGTTTGGATATCAAAAGAGTAGGTAAAGGAGTGAAGCGTTTCCTCAGGCTTCATCTGAAGCTTGTAGCCAGTCGAGGGGCTTAAGTTTAAATAGGTACCATTTATCTGGTAGGGTTGTGTCTTTCCTGCTTTTAAAGCATCGAACAAAGAAGGAACGATTGCATATTCAAATTCAAGATGCCCCGCATCATTGGGATGCAGGTCATCATATTTATAACCGGTGGCCCATTTACCTGCTCCATTGTCAAGTGCACCCAGCAAATTGATACTTGCTACATTCCAGGAATGAATCAGTAAATTCATTTGCTTGATGTAATTGTATTCTGTAGCCGTATAATCTTCACGACTGTAACAATTGGTGACGATGGGTTCAATGCCTTGTTGCCTTGCTTTGTTAATGAGCAATTTCATATTGTCTCTGAACTGATCAAAGATCGCCTGACCACCGGTGGTGATACCTTCATTTCCTAAAGAGAGGGCGTAAATAACGTATTTGCCGCAGATGGGTAGTAAGTCTTTATCCCACCGGTTGATCACACTAATGGTGTTGTTGCCAGGAACGGATATGTTCGATACATTCCAGGTTTGACCGGTACCGTTGTTGGCCCTGGTAGTCAGTAACTGAGCGTATAACTGGGCGTATCCCTGGTTGTTGGTGGCACCTGTGCCTGAGGGAACAGAAGATCCCATGATGGCGATGCGACTGGCGTCTTTTGTGGTGCAATATGGCTCAAAGGTAACAGGGTTGACCTGGTTGATCTTCAGGATACCCAGGTAGCCAAAGGTGCCTTCAGATCGGGTCATGGTAAGGTTTATCTGACCATTATCGTCAGGCATGATTATATCTGAGGTGAGGATGGTTTTCGTATTGCCATTGTATCCAGTTCCGCCCAGGTTGGATCCGGAGGTTTGCAGCAGACCGTCGTAGAATGTAGCACCTGTCAGTGAATATCCTGTTACTCTTTTTTCAGGGTCGTTGCGGGTACCGAAGAAATTAAAAACGTAGCCTTTGGTTTTATCCAGTCCTCTTATTGAAAGACTGGAAGACGCAGAGGTGTGAAAGTAATCCTGGGTGGCAGTGGGGATGGCGAGGTCACCTAATAGGCTGGCATCTGGTGATAGCAGGCCTCCATTCTGAATGCCATTGGAAGAAAATGCGGAAGTGATTTTAACATATGCACCTGTTGATGCATTCACTTTATCTACAAGGTTTACCTGGGTGGCAGTAGTACTGGTATTGGTTACATTGTTCCAGTAATTGCCATTGATATCGGGACTGGTGGTGATGTTACCATTGGTTACATCATTGGGACCGAAATCAATATAGGTCGTTTTTAATGCGGTAACAGGTAGTTGGACTTCCGCTATTTTGAGGGCGCCGATATAGGCGAAGGTGCCGGTTTCCCTTTTTACGGTAATGGCGATCTGGCCTTTTGTATCGGGCGTAAGGGTGCTGGTGGCGAGAATGGTGCTGTTGTTACCATTGTAGCCGGTTCCGCCCAGATTCGTACCTGAGGTTTGTAAGGTAGCGCTGTAGGTGGTGTTGCCGACAAGGGTATAATTCGATTTGCGTACTTCAGGATCATTTCGGGTAGCGAAGAAATAAAAGACATATCCTTTGCTTACATCCAGTCCTTTGATGATAAAGCTCGCGGTATTATCAGTATAAAAATAATCCTGCGTGGCGGTGTTGATAGCGAGATCATCCAGGAGAGATGCACTGGGTGATAGCAGGCCGCCGTTGTTAATGCCGTTGGCGCTAAAGCCGGAGGTGATGTTGAGTAATGCACCGGATAATGCATTTTTGTTGGTGACCAGGTATACCGAAGCGGCGGTTGTACTGGTGTTGGTGATGTTGTTCCAGTAATAGCCATTTACATCGGGACTGGTGGTGATGTTACCGTTGGTAACATCATTTGGGCCGAAGTCGATGTAATATGTTCTTTGTGAATAGGTTTTGATTACGAAAGAACATAGGATCAGTAAAAAGTACAGTGACTTTTTCATAGGTTAAGTTTTAGTGAGACGTGGAGCTGTCGGCACCAAAATAATCAGAATGACGGCGATATGGCCGCAGTAAGAAAAAGATTTTAATTCTGAGGTGTAGGTTGGAGAATATGGGAGGGACTGATAGAAAAAACAGAAAATCATATTGATAATCAATATTTAAAACCTCAATTAATTTCATTTACTACTTGTTAGTTATTCGGCAATGAAATAATTTCGGGTAATATTGACTGTGATCGGTTATAGTAAAAACTACAGTAATAGATGAATAATAATCTTGAAAGTCAAAGCCACTCTTTATATAATGCTATTGCTCAAATAATAGTTAAAGCAAGGGCAACTGTTTATAAGAGTACTAATACTATATTATTAAAAACGTATTGGGAAATTGGGAAGCTAATCATTCAGGATGAGCAGGATGGGAAAAACCGTGCAGCCTATGGTAAAGGGTTTTGAAAAGTCTCGCGACTAAACTATCCTCAGAATTTGGAAAAGGTTTTGATGAGAGCAACCTCAGAAATATGCGAAATTTCTTTCTTGCGTTTGAGATTTGGGACGCAGTGCGTCCTGAATTGAGCTGGACGCACTATCGAATCATTAGCAGAGTTGAAAATCAAACACTTAGACTTCAATTAATCAGTCATGCCATTGAAGGGAATTGGAATAGCCGCACATTACAACGAAATATTGATAGCCAATATTTAGGAAGATTACTTAAACTCCCGGAAAGTAAATCAACAGAGACAACACATTTTATAAAGGACCCTTATCTTTTCGAATTTTTAGGATTCCCGTCAGGTACAGTCCCCACAGAAACTAAAATTGAATCTGCCCTTATTAGTCATTTACAACAATTTTTGATGGAGCTTGGAAAGGGATTTGCATTTGTCGCAAGACAGCAGCATATTGTTACTGATACGTCTGACTTTTACATTGACCTTGTATTTTACAACTACTACCTTAAATGTTTTATTCTCCTAGACCTAAAGACACACAAACTCACCCATGAAGCCATTGGGCAAATGGATATGTATGTAAGGATGTATAATGATTTAAAAAAGGGAGATGATGACAATCCAACTATCGGAATCATTTTATGTACTGAAAAGGATGAAACTATTGTAAAGTATTCGGTATTGGCAGAAAATGAAAAACTATATGCCAGCAGGTATCGGCTTTATCTTCCAGATGAAAGTGAGTTAAAAAGGCTGATCGAGGAGGATAGAGTGAGGTTTGAGCTAAGTTATACACCAAAAGAAACATAAAAACTGAAAAAGCCGTCAGATGACAGCCATGATATATCAGGAAAATATTTTTGTCGCAAACAGACCAGCGTTTACACAACATTAGCATTGGCGTTGCTGATCAACCGGGGTTTAATTTCTTCTTTACACCGGCGGAGTTCCTGAAGAGATCTTAATCAATATCCAATTGATATTTGTAGAGCAATGCTTCTAGCTGGAAAAGATTGAACTTTGCTTTCTTCATCTTATTAAATTCAGGTTCGATGGAGAAATTCATTGCGCCCCTGAAGTCAGTCTTTTCCAGGTTGGTATTGGAAAACCTGGTGAGCGTGAGATCTGATTGGGTGAATTTACATTCGGAGAGGTCGGCATCTGAAAAATCTGCTTCTTTCAGGCTACATTCTATAAAAGGAGTCTTCTTCAGGTTTCTGCCTAAAAATATAGCGTAGTTCAGGTTACATTTTTCAAATTTAAAAGAGAACTGCAATTTGCTGCATAGAGCAAAGTTCACACCGAGCAATTTGCATTCGGTAAAGACAATACTTCTGAACCCGGTATTCTTCACTACTGCCATAGAAAAATCGCAGCCATCAAAAGTGCAGTCTTCGAAGGTGGTATTGGAGAGATCACAATTACTGAAAATGCATTTGTCGAATTTGCATTTGTAGAACTCCCAATTCTTTAGTGGCGTTTCAGTAAAGTCTATTGCCATGAATTCCTGTCTTTCGTAAAATTTTTCTTCTTTGTCGTCCCATGTATTTTTCATGGCATTAAGGTAAAACAAAAATCGTCTTTTTGATCAGAGAAAGGTGCTTTTTTGTTTTTTTGGCAGAGCAGTTTAATAAACGGGTGTGAATGTATTGACTCGTATTTGTTTGAATATATTTCTTGTGAACTGACAGTTATTTGTTTGCATATTTCTCTTTTAAATTGATGGGCCCTACGAGCAAATTCAGACCACCTTCGCCCTTTTTTGAATTAGCATGCACCCTGCTACAAACACTATTATTGCCAATACACACACGACTAAATATAGGGGTAACCCTAACAAACCTAAATAATCCTGCTGGGCCTTTGGCAGGAATAAGAACAATACAAACGTGGTATTACTTACCGCATGTACAATAATCCCGGGTATGACAGATCTTGTTTTATAATACACCCATCCTAAGAATAGCCCTGCAAAGAAAGCAGGCAAAGACTGCCACGGATTTAGATGTATCAATGCAAAAAACAATGCTGAATATAAGATTGCTTTGCGGGGGGAATAATTTTGCAATAAGCCTTTTAACACAATACCACGACAAAGTGTTTCTTCCAATATCGGTGCGACAACGGATATCATGATGATGGAGAAGATATCATTCTTAAAGA
This Chitinophaga sancti DNA region includes the following protein-coding sequences:
- a CDS encoding RICIN domain-containing protein, whose translation is MKKSLYFLLILCSFVIKTYSQRTYYIDFGPNDVTNGNITTSPDVNGYYWNNITNTSTTAASVYLVTNKNALSGALLNITSGFSANGINNGGLLSPSASLLDDLAINTATQDYFYTDNTASFIIKGLDVSKGYVFYFFATRNDPEVRKSNYTLVGNTTYSATLQTSGTNLGGTGYNGNNSTILATSTLTPDTKGQIAITVKRETGTFAYIGALKIAEVQLPVTALKTTYIDFGPNDVTNGNITTSPDINGNYWNNVTNTSTTATQVNLVDKVNASTGAYVKITSAFSSNGIQNGGLLSPDASLLGDLAIPTATQDYFHTSASSSLSIRGLDKTKGYVFNFFGTRNDPEKRVTGYSLTGATFYDGLLQTSGSNLGGTGYNGNTKTILTSDIIMPDDNGQINLTMTRSEGTFGYLGILKINQVNPVTFEPYCTTKDASRIAIMGSSVPSGTGATNNQGYAQLYAQLLTTRANNGTGQTWNVSNISVPGNNTISVINRWDKDLLPICGKYVIYALSLGNEGITTGGQAIFDQFRDNMKLLINKARQQGIEPIVTNCYSREDYTATEYNYIKQMNLLIHSWNVASINLLGALDNGAGKWATGYKYDDLHPNDAGHLEFEYAIVPSLFDALKAGKTQPYQINGTYLNLSPSTGYKLQMKPEETLHSFTYSFDIQTSSTGQLAELSTTTGLKTLVINSAGKLDYSSGIAGTTVLTDNQWHKVTLTHYYAMGKTLLYIDKVLQGSIAEKLVTTAFDLNGSTAPSANYRTLLFYRSGMTPEEINAMVDGNLLKSSLEIYSPLDGGNADPIINFAQSTNKLKKVNIIAGTYYLQNRFSGLYMDVDDSQITQDGGNIQQWGFLNGTNQQFTFTHLGNEVYKIICVNSGKSVDVSGLSTADGANILQWSYVAGTNQQFSMVPVDNDYYKIIPQHSGKLVEVSNFSTVNGGNVQQWSDAGQLSGHWKLVRPSLAATATMASVAHKEGQPGISVYPNPAVNTLYISGLTNAVSIKVYNSSGQLQLSAYGRSIAVGQLGPGVYFVHLGSKVFKFVKQ
- a CDS encoding cupin domain-containing protein; translation: MTFKYSLEKQSPRTSPGGITRGASVKEFPASVNLAGVSMHLEPGAMRELHWHANAAEWAYVIKGNVRTTTIDPNGQTYIDLFGPGDVWYFPRGYGHVLQCISQEPCHFILIFDNGDFSEDHTFSITDFVSSVPPEIAAQNLGLTLDEVATLPQKEVYFAPGKLPDVGAGLAVAREHVSLTSPHRYPLGAQMPKLVPGAGTQRVVTQQEFPISRTITGSVFEIEPGGLRELHWHPNADEWQYFIQGNAEMGVFLAEGQFVKDQFEAGDIGYVPMGAGHYIKNTGEEKLIVLLGFNSGNYEAIDLSMWLSGNPKDILEANFGTSKSIVEKFPNKEAFIIRK
- a CDS encoding alpha/beta hydrolase, encoding MQQSVKFKNSTWLVAANLHLPENFDAQHQYPAIICVHPGSSVKEQTAGLYAEKLAQAGFVALAFDASFQGESGGEPRYLEDPATRVEDIRCAVDYLTTIAFIANDRIGVLGICAGGGYAANAALTEKRIKAVGTVVAANFSRAYRELNALQILEAVGQQRTAEANGAEPLITQWTPASIEEAKQAGPVEVDMAAAIDYYRTPRGEHPNSCNKLRFTGMGAAIAFDAFHLADQLLTQPLMVIVGDKVGAFGSYRDGFELYNKAAAVNKSIHVVQGAGHYDLYDQPFATTEALGKLVPFFNSVLL
- a CDS encoding glutaminyl-peptide cyclotransferase, encoding MNFRSLTIAITILFAACDNNNQPKEENSLPAFMEYTVLNVYPHDTTSYTEGLLVHNNELFESTGREGFSKFAQIDLTTGKPIREHYIDKSIFGEGIAIFDNKIFQLTYRSNKIFVYDLKDFKKIAEYPWPGEGWALTHDGKSLIASTGTSNLQYLDPNTLQVQKTLSVTDQNGPVTNINELEYVDGFIYANQFLTNNILKINAESGRVVAKADLTDIFAHGGKVFNPDQLPDPHEDVLNGIAYDSARASFLITGKQWPYLFEVKFR
- a CDS encoding SDR family NAD(P)-dependent oxidoreductase; the encoded protein is MSTSKIALITGGGRGIGQNIAVSLAQKGNDIIITYVNNKTSAEETIAAIHMLGRKAIALPLNTMDVKSFEAFGVQLSNALDTTFGRTHFDFLINNAGTSYNAPIEATTESKFDEMMNIHLKGVYFLTQKMLPLLQDGGKIVNISSAVSRISYPGVSAYGIMKGGLDVYTRYLAAELGSRGITANVVAPGAIFGGAAMEDSPEMRKFVEGITALGRVGQPDDVGGVVSFLCSDDAKWVNGQRIEVTGGVAL
- a CDS encoding AraC family transcriptional regulator; its protein translation is MNSVSFNDLDKHFASGSSLELKALLPAGIQDEIGHFNVFNMSKIRQTVQDMPTQPYQCRTFYKVSLLVGQSKIGYPDGIRSLSQPTLIFTTPKSPITWLPMERQSGMCCVFTPEFLHPTRSGVVLDELPIYKSPEHPLFSLEKGDVKIVKSIYEKMHTAITSTYAYKYDLLRTYTLELIHFGQQLQSTIMAHPNHSNFARTTSLFIELLERQFPLDNPHQEIKLRTAADYANELNIHVNHLNKILKETTGLTTSALIAGRILK
- a CDS encoding helix-turn-helix domain-containing protein, yielding MLLRQTNWTIAEIADSLGFSDFAHFAKFFKNETSIPPGTYRSQAKSLNYT
- a CDS encoding helix-turn-helix transcriptional regulator → MKSIHSISEFHRLLSLPDPLHPLISVIRVEDIRLTADFFAENFLFDFYSVSLKRNVQGKVKYGQQYFDFDKGVLSCLAPKQIQSISVGELAMDSQQTGTGYALLFHPDFLLGSPLSGKIKQYGFFSYAVNEALHLSDREEKDIINIFHKIEQEYQHIDRHTQDILIAQLELLLNYSNRFYERQFFIRKATNHTLLTQMEGLLEEYFNNEETLKNGLPSVEYLANKLRLSPHYLSDMLRTLTGQSAQQHIQDKLIEKAKEYLSTTTLTVAEIAYELGFGYPQSFNKLFKKKTSMSPLEFRSRFN